A single Venturia canescens isolate UGA chromosome 1, ASM1945775v1, whole genome shotgun sequence DNA region contains:
- the Mekk1 gene encoding mitogen-activated protein kinase kinase kinase 4 isoform X3, protein MSDIYGQTPPRTRYIRRKREKKQRTSSSEGKFSSSKDTRPKTCLSRRNTLDTIIFNKMCDRADLDRDNENREEAAKDGGRKCKRILKLMRGSERDLKLDVEAASHYASEKSLEKRPATTPNNMKIETRNRFRCLSSKLVGIGDRKNETTEIATLGISNEVDKLNESPRSLNIKDREIFHDTFSFLIRLGGNEKDRNCRRQMSSEETRWQNELKDLIWLELQAYHADRSPVAQDSYLCKQREAVGALLTEIMEYKYDPTTSLVDRNLYSSISHDSGFDTTPSPGIEILCPGCLSMHCRACARSQLCAMKQVENLLSRLEAAEALYPSSQAFANYYPMYKSSEFTDRVKAMCLWYNMTKHHRLKLMILGKLLMMLDTTKSHYDHSDSGISSRASDSNDVQDARCSAVTFQLMDMDQAQSTTPTDSNNSNASSGGGFTYSHSPSTPESLFAYPEDDRLDFYLLKFDRQAYRKYIEDVLKTRGLGKSLNFLERLHTSVLRKARLALEKCDRAEDDTSASEEYEGDRELRRYGAWSPEARALNLPSYRSAFVFLSRVPLEVVHEFLRMRLEQKPEQPGALSVRQLMREMREGLRIACIHRDRFEAHSRTALACDTISEDSQSIENIEGFDNSLKSVCEVYLDYLHQWVEMVEYNSFHKNLIDDEWTFVKSIAGNIAGGYRIGSIKFCEIACAMIEQVQDFLLTRPQEICESTEVKEEDGTSTRFHLMYVSREWQGMFVEAREKVVKCVCLAKSLRRDIETFPLEQNEIDEAISSLTKSILSLGSRIRDLIEKFQATVDQADEPRNECDRAALKTRIREILHQAYRMGFDYYKIACKFFVPEERGLLIKGLVSFATLWMEFVKTKCERGRGLRPRWANHGLEYLMIVCEPLNTKHLSDKEFEELKASMDRCISHVVGTATTPNSSMDLEGTKRLPKSRVVSPSRHARGSNFSVTPKSREASKAQESPLTQTKSRSPSVVDGNNVATLMVPEKNSGFFKREKFAVAVQKLDLEIDDKRREHELIGRVIDRSDVDTIRIKVRRVTFTWQRGIKVGQGRFGKVYTVVNNQTGELLAMKEVQLQPGDHRAIRRVAEELQIFEGIKDKHLVRYYGMEIHREEMLIFMEFCAEGTLESLVAGSENGLPELCYRKYTNQLLSAVAVLHSHGIVHRDIKSANIFLTDQGNCLKLGDFGSAVQIRAHTTMPGELQGFVGTQAYMAPEVFMKTESGGHGRAADIWSVGCCVIEMASGRRPWAEFDSNYQIMFKVGMGESPAPPKNFSQEGLDFIEKCLQHDPRRRPTANSLLPHPFAKIYEDVNSDLLRGLII, encoded by the exons ATGAGCGATATTTATGGCCAGACACCACCCAGAACCCGTTACATCAGGCggaaacgagaaaagaaacaaagaacATCGTCGAG CGAGGGAAAATTCTCATCCTCAAAAGACACCCGTCCGAAAACTTGTTTATCCAGAAGAAACACCCTcgatacaataatatttaataaaatgtgTGATCGAGCTGACCTCGACAGAGACAATGAGAATCGAGAAGAAGCAGCAAAAGACGGTGGAAGAAAATGCAAAAGGATTTTGAAGCTGATGAGGGGAAGCGAGAGGGATTTGAAACTGGATGTGGAAGCAGCTTCGCACTATGCCtcagaaaaatctttggaaaaACGGCCAGCGACAACTCCTAATAACATGAAG ATCGAGACCAGAAATAGATTCAGGTGTCTTAGCTCCAAACTGGTCGGAATTGGAGacagaaaaaacgaaacaacgGAGATCGCGACTCTCGGAATATCGAATGAAGTGGACAAATTAAACGAATCACCAAGGTCCTTGAATATAAAAGacagagaaatttttcatgatactTTCTCGTTTCTTATACGATTG GGTGGTAATGAGAAAGATCGGAATTGCCGTCGTCAAATGAGCAGTGAAGAAACTCGTTGGCAAAATGAGCTCAAAGACCTGATATGGCTTGAACTTCAGGCTTATCACGCTGATCGTAGTCCGGTTGCCCAGGACAGCTATCTTTGCAAACAGCGCGAAGCTGTGGGAGCACTGCTCACAGAAATAATGGAGTATAA ATACGATCCAACGACGAGTCTCGTGGATCGTAATTTATATTCGTCCATTTCCCACGACAGTGGTTTCGACACAACACCGAGTCCAGGAATCGAGATCCTCTGTCCCGGATGTTTGTCCATGCATTGTAGAGCTTGCGCTCGTTCACAATTATGTGCAATGAAACAAGTTGAAAATTTACTATCGCGTCTCGAAGCTGCTGAGGCTCTTTATCCCTCGTCCCAAGCATTTGCGAACTATTACCCAATGTACAAGAGTTCTGAATTCACTGACAGAGTTAAAGCAATGTGTCTTTGGTACAACATGACCAAACATCACAGATTGAAGCTAATGATACTTGGAAAATTGCTCATGATGCTTGACACTACGAAGAGTCATTACGACCACTCGGACTCTGGCATAAG TTCGAGAGCATCAGACTCAAATGACGTTCAAGATGCACGCTGTAGTGCAGTGACTTTTCAATTGATGGATATGGATCAAGCACAAAGTACAACACCGACCGACAGTAATAACAGCAATGCCTCTTCGGGCGGTGGCTTTACTTACTCCCACAGCCCTTCGACTCCTGAATCTTTGTTTGCTTATCCCGAGGATGACAGACTCGATTTTTATCTGTTGAAATTTGACCGGCAGGCCTACag AAAGTACATAGAAGACGTATTGAAAACAAGAGGACTAGGGAAGAGCCTTAATTTCCTCGAGCGACTTCATACCTCAGTTTTGAGAAAAGCTCGATTGGCTTTGGAAAAATGCGATAGGGCTGAAGATGATACATCGGCGAGTGAAGAGTACGAGGGTGATCGAGAACTCAGACGGTATGGAGCTTGGAGTCCTGAAGCAAGGGCCTTGAATCTTCCTTCTTACAG ATCtgctttcgtttttttgtctCGTGTGCCCCTCGAAGTTGTACACGAATTTTTGCGCATGAGACTCGAGCAAAAACCTGAACAACCAGGAGCTCTCTCGGTTCGACAATTGATGCGAGAGATGCGCGAAGGCTTAAGAATCGCTTGCATTCATCGAGACAGATTCGAAGCCCATTCAAGAACCGCATTAGCCTGTGATACGATTTCTGAAGATTCACAATCCATCGAGAACATCGAGGGATTCGACAACAGCTTGAAATCTGTTTGTGAAGTTTATCTCGATTATTTGCATCAGTGGGTCGAGATGGTCGAGTACAATAGTTTCCATAAAAATCTCATAGACGATGAGTGGACTTTCGTGAAATCCATCGCCGGAAATATCGCAGGTGGTTACAGAATCGGTAGTATCAAATTTTG TGAAATTGCCTGCGCTATGATAGAGCAAGTTCAAGATTTTCTCTTGACGCGTCCTCAAGAGATATGTGAATCGACCGAAGTGAAGGAAGAAGACGGAACATCCACGCGTTTTCATCTCATGTACGTTAGTCGTGAATGGCAGGGGATGTTCGTCGAGGCACGCGAAAAAGTCGTCAAGTGTGTTTGTCTGGCAAAATCATTGAGAAGGGATATTGAAACATTTCCTCTGGAACAAAATGAGATCGACGAAGCGATAAGTTCATTAACGAAATCGATTTTGAGCCTCGGTTCGCGTATACGtgatttgattgaaaaatttcaagcgaCCGTTGATCAGGCAGATGAACCAAGAAATGAATGCGATCGTGCAGCATTGAAAACTCGAATCAGAGAGATTTTACATCAAGCTTATCGAATGGGCTTTGACTATTACAAAATAGCGTGTAAATTTTTTGTGCCTGAAGAGCGTGGATTGTTGATTAAGGGTTTAGTGAGTTTCGCTACACTGTGGATGGAATTTGTGAAAACGAAGTGTGAGCGAGGAAGGGGACTGAGACCCAGATGGGCTAATCATGGTTTGGAATATCTCATGATCGTTTGCGAACCTTTGAACACAAAACATCTCAGTGACAAGGAATTCGAGGAGCTCAAAGCTTCGATGGATCGTTGTATATCACACGTAGTGGGTACAGCCACAACTCCAAATTCCTCGATGGATCTGGAGGGCACGAAGAGATTACCGAAATCCCGGGTTGTTTCACCTTCGAGACACGCCAGAGGATCGAATTTTAGCGTCACCCCAAAATCGCGAGAAGCTTCAAAGGCCCAGGAATCTCCATTGACTCAGACGAAATCACGATCGCCCAGTGTCGTCGATGGTAATAACGTCGCAACGTTGATGGTACCCGAGAAAAACAGTGGTTTTTTCAAACGCGAGAAATTTGCTGTTGCCGTACAAAAATTAGATCTTGAAATCGACGACAAACGAAGAGAACACGAACTTATCGGTCGAGTCATCGATCGGAGCGACGTCGACACTATCCGCATTAAAGTTCGTCGAGTTACTTTTACATGGCAGCGTGGTATCAAGGTTGGGCAAGGCAGATTCGGCAAAGTTTACACCGTTGTTAATAATCAAACTGGCGAACTGTTGGCCATGAAAGAAGTTCAACTTCAACCTGGCGATCATAGAGCGATCAGACGCGTTGCCGAAGAactacaaattttcgaaggcattAAAGACAAACATTTGGTTCGGTATTACGGAATGGAAATTCATCGA GAAGAAATGTTGATATTCATGGAATTCTGTGCCGAAGGAACTCTGGAGAGTCTCGTTGCCGGAAGTGAGAACGGGCTGCCCGAGCTTTGTTATAGAAAATATACAAATCAGTTATTATCGGCAGTCGCAGTTTTGCATTCTCATGGGATCGTACATCGCGACATAAAAT cCGCCAATATATTTTTGACCGATCAGGGGAATTGTTTGAAACTCGGTGATTTTGGTTCTGCAGTCCAAATAAGAGCTCACACAACGATGCCGGGTGAATTGCAAGGATTCGTCGGAACACAAG cataCATGGCACCCGAGGTATTCATGAAGACCGAAAGTGGAGGTCACGGACGTGCAGCCGACATTTGGTCAGTCGGTTGTTGCGTCATTGAAATGGCAAGCGGCCGAAGACCATGGGCGGAATTCGATTCCAATTATCAAATAATGTTCAAG GTTGGAATGGGCGAGAGTCCAGCTCCaccgaagaatttttctcaggAAGGcctcgattttattgaaaaatgtctaCAGCATGACCCCAGAAGAAGGCCAACCGCAAACTCTTTGTTGCCCCATCCGTTTGCAAAGATTTATGAAGACGTTAATTCCGACCTTCTTCGTGGTTTGATCATTTAA